The Muribaculum intestinale genome includes the window GCTCCTACCTCCACACCGCGACAGCTACAACTCGCCGGCGAGCTATACCAACGCTACATCGACCAGGGTGTGTATATGCATACCCATCTCGATGAAGTTCAGAGTGAGATTGACTGGGTAACACAGCTGTTCCCTGACCAGCCCAACTACACTGAGGTCTACCGACATTTCGGCCTCGTCGACAAAAGGTCGATAATGGCCCACTGCTGTATTGTGCGTGAGGAGGAATGGCAGACACTGCATAAATGCGACTGCGGAGTAGCCCATTGCCCAAGCAGCAATCTCTTCCTTGGCGACGGAGAATTCAAATACTGGGAGGCCAAAGAGCCGAGCCGTCCCGTGCGCACAGGCATGGGCACCGATGTTGGTGGTGGCACCAACTTCTCCATACCACGTCAGCTCAACGAGGCATATAAGGTGGCTATGTTACAGATGAAGAATCTTGATGCTGTAAAAAGTTTCTACCTCGCCACTCGCGGCGGCGCCGAAGCCCTTCATCTTGAGAATACAATCGGCAGTATCGCTCCGGGCTATGAGGCGGATATCGCAGTGCTCGACCTGAAGCCGTCGGAGTTCGCGACATGGCGTCTGAAATTCTCCAACACTATTTTTGAGAAACTGTTTGTGCTCATGACCCTCGGACTCAACAACTTCAACAAGGCCACTTATGTCGCAGGGCGTAAGGTATACGACCGCAACCGCGACAAAAAATGGATGTATGCATCAGAACTTGACAAATAATATTCCCATATTATGACAGCTAACAATACCAATATAGCCCCGGCCAAATATCGCCTTGGCGGACCGATGGCCTGGTGGGTATGGATTCTCGTGACCGTCTTCACCATCTATCTGTTCAATGTCCAGACAATGTTCAGTGTAGTGCAGGGAGATATAAAATCGGCCCTCAGTCTTGATGAATCACATCTGACCCTTATCGCCGGCACATACACATGGGCATTCGCCATATTCCAGTTTTTCGGAGGAGCCTTCCTCGACTGCTTTGGTTCGCGCAAGGTGCTTATCCCTGCATTTATTTTCGTCACTGCCGGGGTGTTTCTGTATGGTCTGGCAACAAGC containing:
- the guaD gene encoding guanine deaminase is translated as MTNSPIPVNPEGGRLTGLRGQILTFKADPFLNNEEKCYDYFNDGLVIIQDGHIVDVGNYPEIAPKYPQLGQGDIDTYEDSLIMPGFIDCHVHYVQSPMIGSFGDTLLNWLNQYTFPTESKFKDKKFADEVAREFFKQLLEQGTTTANVFATTFETSVDAFFEESERYDTRMISGKVLQDRNLPDSLKDPDTDQSIVIAEKLLKKWHHRGRQLYAIIPRFAPTSTPRQLQLAGELYQRYIDQGVYMHTHLDEVQSEIDWVTQLFPDQPNYTEVYRHFGLVDKRSIMAHCCIVREEEWQTLHKCDCGVAHCPSSNLFLGDGEFKYWEAKEPSRPVRTGMGTDVGGGTNFSIPRQLNEAYKVAMLQMKNLDAVKSFYLATRGGAEALHLENTIGSIAPGYEADIAVLDLKPSEFATWRLKFSNTIFEKLFVLMTLGLNNFNKATYVAGRKVYDRNRDKKWMYASELDK